A region of Lycium barbarum isolate Lr01 chromosome 3, ASM1917538v2, whole genome shotgun sequence DNA encodes the following proteins:
- the LOC132631750 gene encoding protein EXORDIUM-like 3, producing MPNTSLYRRPVGPVPATFYFLVSFFFFLFTSPVNGWRPWPNQKPNTTELLYGGSKKYEGSSEFIHLKYHMGPVLTANITVYPIWYGRWAKAQKRIIRDFIGSFSAVDSKPPSVSGWWKTVQLYTDQTGANISRNVHLGNEKNDRFYSHGKSLTRLTVQSVIKSAVTARTRPLPLNPKSGVYLLLTSDDVYVQDFCQNVCGFHYFTFPSIVGYTLPYAWVGNSAKLCPGICAYPFSVPNYMPGFKPVKSPNNDVGVDGMISVIAHEIAELSTNPLVNAWYAGQDPSFPVEIADLCEGIYGTGGGGSYTGQMLNGKDGATFNMNGLRRRFLVQWVWNHILNYCSGPNALDQ from the coding sequence ATGCCCAATACTTCCCTTTACCGCCGGCCGGTAGGTCCGGTACCGGCAACCTTTTATTTTCTCGtaagtttcttcttctttttatttacttCACCTGTAAATGGATGGCGTCCATGGCCCAACCAAAAACCAAACACCACCGAGTTACTCTATGGTGGGTCAAAAAAATACGAAGGGTCATCAGAGTTCATCCATTTGAAATATCACATGGGCCCTGTTCTTACCGCAAATATCACTGTCTATCCCATCTGGTACGGccgttgggccaaagcccaaaagCGTATTATCCGCGATTTCATCGGTTCATTCTCAGCCGTTGATTCTAAACCGCCTTCGGTTTCCGGTTGGTGGAAAACGGTCCAACTTTACACTGATCAAACCGGAGCCAACATTTCCCGTAATGTCCACTTAGGTAACGAAAAAAACGACAGGTTTTACTCACACGGTAAATCGTTAACACGTTTAACCGTACAGTCCGTTATAAAATCCGCTGTTACAGCACGTACTCGACCACTACCGTTAAATCCGAAAAGTGGGGTCTACTTATTACTCACTTCTGATGACGTGTACGTTCAAGATTTTTGCCAAAATGTATGCGGGTTTCATTACTTCACTTTTCCGTCTATTGTTGGGTATACTTTGCCTTACGCTTGGGTGGGTAATTCCGCTAAGTTATGTCCGGGTATTTGTGCATACCCGTTTTCAGTACCGAATTATATGCCGGGTTTTAAACCCGTTAAGTCACCTAACAATGATGTGGGTGTTGATGGGATGATAAGTGTGATAGCTCATGAGATAGCGGAGTTATCGACTAACCCGTTAGTGAATGCTTGGTATGCGGGTCAGGACCCGAGTTTTCCTGTGGAAATAGCGGATCTTTGTGAAGGGATATATGGTACTGGTGGTGGCGGGTCATATACTGGGCAAATGTTGAATGGTAAAGATGGTGCTACTTTTAATATGAATGGGTTGAGAAGAAGATTTTTGGTTCAATGGGTTTGGAATCATATTTTGAATTATTGCAGTGGCCCTAATGCACTTGATCAGTAA
- the LOC132631751 gene encoding UDP-glucuronate 4-epimerase 2-like, which yields MDKHRRWTYSITKLVFWTTLFAGTLLFICFQNSPPSNNAHLKVIKRGSSTNSRSSPEWEKRVKLSARSGHFSILVTGAAGFVGSHVSAALKLRGDGVVGLDNFNSYYDISLKRARQKLLENNGVFVIEGDINDNHLLKKLFDIVKFTHVVHLAAQAGVRYAMKNPGSYVHSNIAGLVSLFEACKSANPQPAIVWASSSSVYGLNTKVPFSEKDRTDQPASLYAATKKAGEEIAHTYNHIYGLSITGLRFFTVYGPWGRPDMAYFFFTEDILKGKPISLFQGSNNRSVARDFTYIDDIVKGCLGALDTAEKSTGSGGKKKKNAQLRVFNLGNTSPVPVTKLVSILEKLLKVKAKRNVLPLPRNGDVMFTHANISYAQKEFGYKPTTDLQMGIQKFVNWYLDYYSISEKKNSW from the coding sequence ATGGACAAGCACCGTAGATGGACATATTCAATAACGAAACTTGTTTTCTGGACAACCCTTTTTGCAGGTACCCTTCTTTTCATATGTTTCCAAAACTCTCCTCCATCTAATAATGCTCATCTCAAGGTGATCAAACGGGGTAGTAGTACTAACAGTCGTAGTAGCCCCGAATGGGAAAAACGTGTCAAATTATCTGCCCGTTCCGGTCATTTCTCCATCCTCGTCACCGGTGCAGCCGGTTTCGTTGGGTCCCACGTCTCCGCTGCCCTCAAACTCCGTGGTGACGGAGTCGTTGGCCTCGACAACTTCAACAGCTATTACGACATTTCATTAAAAAGAGCCCGTCAGAAACTGTTGGAAAATAATGGAGTTTTTGTCATTGAAGGTGATATAAATGACAATCATTTGCTAAAAAAGCTTTTTGATATTGTGAAATTTACACACGTAGTGCATTTAGCTGCACAGGCAGGTGTTCGTTACGCAATGAAGAACCCTGGTTCTTATGTCCATAGTAATATTGCAGGCCTCGTTAGTCTTTTCGAGGCCTGCAAATCAGCTAATCCACAGCCTGCAATTGTGTGGGCATCATCTAGTTCTGTTTATGGGCTTAATACCAAAGTACCCTTCTCGGAAAAAGATCGAACGGATCAACCAGCAAGTCTATATGCTGCTACTAAGAAGGCTGGTGAAGAGATTGCACATACATATAACCATATCTATGGGCTTTCAATTACAGGGTTGAGATTCTTCACTGTTTATGGACCCTGGGGACGGCCTGATATGGCGTATTTCTTTTTTACGGAGGACATACTGAAAGGAAAGCCGATTTCACTGTTTCAAGGTTCCAATAATAGAAGTGTAGCAAGGGATTTTACCTACATTGATGATATAGTGAAGGGTTGTTTAGGGGCTTTGGATACAGCAGAAAAGAGCACAGGAAGTGgtggaaagaagaaaaagaatgcACAATTAAGAGTTTTTAATTTGGGGAATACTTCACCTGTTCCTGTTACTAAGCTAGTTAGCATATTGGAGAAATTGCTTAAAGTAAAGGCTAAAAGAAATGTCTTGCCATTGCCAAGAAATGGGGATGTTATGTTTACTCATGCTAATATCAGTTATGCTCAGAAGGAATTTGGATATAAACCCACAACGGATTTGCAGATGGGGATACAGAAATTTGTTAATTGGTATCTTGATTACTATTCAATAAGTGAAAAGAAGAATTCTTGGTGA